TCTTGCAGTCATTCGGCTGAGAGATAAGAATGTTTGAATGAATTTCAACCTCTTTCTCAGCGTAGATAGAGGTTTTTTTGCGTATATATGCTTAAGGGTATTAAAGAGAACGAGAAGCAAAAGTCGATTAGGAAGGGTGAGAATATGAGTAATATCATTGCAACATATTTGGTTCATGATGAAGGTTTTAATCTGGAAAAAAAGGCTGAAGGGATTGCACTTGGATTAACCGTTGGATCATGGACGACGTTACCGACTGTAGAACAAGAACAATTAAGAAAGCATAAAGGCGAAGTCATCAGTGTAGAAAAATTACCGAATGATGATGTAACGGATGCATTTTTAAGTAAGAAAGGCCAACGAGGCATTATCAAAATCGCCTATCCGTCTGTAAATTTCACATTTGATTTACCAGCAATCCTTACGACTGTATTTGGAAAACTATCACTTGATGGTGCGATTAAGTTACTAGATTTGGGATTTTCGGAAGAATTATACAAGTCATTCCCTGGTCCAGCCTTTGGTGTGCAAGGAATTCGAGATCTAACAGGTGTACACGAACGACCGTTGTTAATGAGCATTTTTAAAGGTGTGATTGGAAAGGATGCAGCAGAACTACGAGAACAAATTAAAGATCAATCACTCGGTGGTATTGATATCGTCAAAGATGATGAAATTCTCTTTGAGAACCCACTTACATCTATCGAAGAACGTATTCCTGCATGTGTACAAGGATTAGAAGAAGCGTATCAACGTACAGGGAAACGAACGTTATACGCTGTGAATTTGACGGGACGAACGTTCGATTTGAAAGAACAGGCAAAAAGAGCAGTTTCTCTAGGTGCAGATTTACTGTTATTTAACGTATTTGCATATGGATTAGATGTGTTACAAGCATTAAGAGAAGACCCTAATATTCACGTTCCGATTATGGCACATCCTGCGGTAAGTGGCGCGTATACATCATCACCATTGTACGGAATTTCGACAAAATTATTGCTTGGGAAATTATTGCGTTATGTAGGTGCAGATCTTGTGCTCTATCCATCGCCTTATGGCAGTGTTGCACTTGAGCGAGGGCAAGCATTGGCAGTAGCAGAAAATCTTACAACAGATTCGATCCCGTTCAAACCTGCTTTGCCAGTGCCTTCAGCAGGTATTCATCCAGGTCTTGTACCACTTCTGTACCGAGACTTTGGTTTAGATTGTGTCATTAATGCAGGAGGAGGTATATTTGGCCATAAAGCAGGGGTGATTGCTGGAGGTAAGGCATTTCGACAAGCGATTGATGCTGTTGTTGATGGCATTTCGTTACAAGAAGCAATAAAGAGCGCACCTGAATTGAAGCAAGCAATTGAACAGTGGGGCAGTAGTGAGGTGAAGGCATGAGTAAGAAAATGATTTTTTGTGATTTCGATGGCACGATTACACTAAATGACAACATTATCGCATTGATGAAACAGTTTGCTCCACCTGAATGGGAAGCGATTAAGGATGCTGTACTTGAACAACGCATTTCGATTCAAGAGGGGGTAAGTCAGATGTTTGCACTTATCACTAGTTCAAAACGTGCTGAGCTAACTGACTATCTTGTGACCCAAGCTGAACTACGTCCGGGTTTCCTTGAATTTGTACAGTTTGCGAAGGAGCATGATTATGAGCTAAAGGTACTTAGTGGAGGTATAGGATTTTTCGTTTATCCCCTATTAGAAGGAATTATTCCAAGAGAAGATATTTACTGCAACGAGGCAGATTTCTCACAAGAAACGATCAACATTTTATGGCCGTATTCGTGTGATGAACAGTGTCAGAACGGGTGTGGCTGTTGTAAAACGTCCCTGATTCGTAAGCTAGCACCGTCTGATGCATATAAAATTGTCATCGGTGATTCAGTTACAGATTTAGAGCAAGCGAAATTAGCAGATTACGTGTTTGCTTGTGATTATTTATTAGAGAAATGTGAGCAATTATCGATTCGACATGAATCATTTGAAACGTTCTATGACGTAATGAATGGCTTACGTGAGATAGAGGTGAGGGTATGAGTGCTTATGAAACAGAATGGGAACAGCTTGCAGATGTGAAGGATGAGCTTGCCAAACGAGATTGGTTTTTCGGTACGAGTGGAAACTTATCGATTAAG
The Bacillus solimangrovi genome window above contains:
- the mtnW gene encoding 2,3-diketo-5-methylthiopentyl-1-phosphate enolase; this encodes MSNIIATYLVHDEGFNLEKKAEGIALGLTVGSWTTLPTVEQEQLRKHKGEVISVEKLPNDDVTDAFLSKKGQRGIIKIAYPSVNFTFDLPAILTTVFGKLSLDGAIKLLDLGFSEELYKSFPGPAFGVQGIRDLTGVHERPLLMSIFKGVIGKDAAELREQIKDQSLGGIDIVKDDEILFENPLTSIEERIPACVQGLEEAYQRTGKRTLYAVNLTGRTFDLKEQAKRAVSLGADLLLFNVFAYGLDVLQALREDPNIHVPIMAHPAVSGAYTSSPLYGISTKLLLGKLLRYVGADLVLYPSPYGSVALERGQALAVAENLTTDSIPFKPALPVPSAGIHPGLVPLLYRDFGLDCVINAGGGIFGHKAGVIAGGKAFRQAIDAVVDGISLQEAIKSAPELKQAIEQWGSSEVKA
- a CDS encoding 2-hydroxy-3-keto-5-methylthiopentenyl-1-phosphate phosphatase, whose product is MSKKMIFCDFDGTITLNDNIIALMKQFAPPEWEAIKDAVLEQRISIQEGVSQMFALITSSKRAELTDYLVTQAELRPGFLEFVQFAKEHDYELKVLSGGIGFFVYPLLEGIIPREDIYCNEADFSQETINILWPYSCDEQCQNGCGCCKTSLIRKLAPSDAYKIVIGDSVTDLEQAKLADYVFACDYLLEKCEQLSIRHESFETFYDVMNGLREIEVRV